The following DNA comes from Deltaproteobacteria bacterium.
GTGAACGCGGGCATGATCGGCTACTCGTCGCATCAGGGGCGTCTGCTGCTCGAGCGCGAAATCCTCGCGCTGCGTCCCGACATCGTGAGCGTGCCCTTCGTCATCAACGACATCGACAAATACCGCTTCTACTACAACGACGGCGGCCCCGACCGTGGCGTGGTCCCAGCCCGCCGCGCGCTGACGACCGCCGAAAATCTGCTCGATCGCAGTCGGTTCTTTCAAGTCTTCACGCGCGCGTTCCGGCAGGTCGCGTATCGCGGCGAGACCGCCGACGGAAAGCCGATGGCCTTCTACCGGCCGCAGCGGCTGCGCGTCGATCTGGCGGATTATCGCGAAAACCTCGTCGCCATCGCGCGGATCTGCCGGGAGCATGCGATCACGCCCGTCTTCCTCGCGATGAAGGTAAACCTGCCGGTCGCCCCCGTCATCGCCCCCGAAGCGGCGACGGCCGCCGCCGAGCATGTGGCTGCGGCCGAGCGCGCGATCGATGAAGGCCGGACCGACGACGCGAAGCGGGAACTCGACGCCGCGGCCGGACTCGATCCGACCAATTGCGAGATCGTTTATCATCGGGCCGTGATGGCGCGGCATGCGGGCGACGCGCGCGGCGCCGAGGCGGCGTTCGCTGAAACCATGGACTGCGAAGCCGGCCGTTGCGGCCGCGACGCGCTCACCTACAACATCGAGATGGGGCGCATCGCGACCGAGGAGCAGGTGCGTTTCATCGACATCGCCGCGTCGTTCGCCGGGGCTCCCGGTGTCGAATACTTCCGCACGCTCCAGCGCGATCCCATCCATCCAAATGAGGCGGGCCACCGTCTGATCGCCGACCGGCTCGCCGAGGTGGCCGAGCGCGTGCTGGCGAAATGAAACCGGCGGCTCGCGCCGCCGGTTGATGTTCGGTCGATATGGAGACGAGCCGCGTCAGTGGTGTCCCCCCTGGCAGCCTTCGTCGTCCTTGTGCTTCGACCCGTGATTCACTTTTTCCTCGCACTGCTTCTTGGCGTGCGCGATGCAACTCGCGTAGTCGCCGTGGTTCTTCCACTTCTTGTCCGGCGGGCAGGATTTGTCGAGATCGCAGTCACCTTCGTCGTCCTTGCCCTTGTGCCCGTGGCCATCATCATCGTCGTCGTCATCGTTGTCGTGACCGCCGCCGTGATGTCCATCATCGTCGTCGTCATCGTCGGCATGGTTGCCCGGGTTTCCGTTGCCGTTGCCGTCGTCGTCGGGCGGAGTCGACGGGGAACCGTTGTCGTCCGGCGGAGCTGACGGGGAACCGTTGTCGTCCGGCGGAGCCGACGGCGAGCCATTGTCGTCGGGCGGAGCTGACGGCGAACCGTTGTCGTCCGGCGGAGTGGACGGGGACCCGTTGTCGTCCGGCGGAGCCGACGGCGAGCCATTGTCATCCGGCGGAGCGGACGGGGAGCCGTTGTCGTCGGGCGGAGACGCCGGCGAACCGTTCGACGACTGTCCCGAGCCGCAAACGCTGGAACCGACCGGATCGGCGCCCAACCCGGCCACCATCGGCGGGTTGTCGTCGAGGCCGTACACGTACGCGTAGCCGCTGATCTCCATGAGACTGCAGATCACGTAACGCTGCGGCTCGTAGCCGTCCTCGCCGACCTCGGCGAGCTTCATCGGCGCCGATCCGCCTTGTCCCGCGACGGGGACGACCGCGTAGCGACCGATCAGCGAGTCGTGGCCGTTGCGCGTGTAGACCGCGTCGATCTGTTCGATTGTTGGAGTCATCGCGGTTTCGGCGTAGTGGATCGTCGCGATGGACTGCACGTCCTTCATCTGATCCAAAACGACCGCGAGATCGGCCGCCGATCGGACCCGCAGCATGCGCGGGATCATGATGGCGGACATGATGCTGAGGATGGCGATGACAACCATCGCCTCGACGAGAGTGAAACCCGACCGTCCTTGGCGCGAGCAACGCATGGAAAACCCCCTTCATGCACCCGGAGGGGTCTTATCAACCTTCGTGCCAACCGACGGTTATTTTGAATTGCTCTGAAATATCAATAAGTTAGAAGTCGTGGCGTCCTGACGGGGCATCCGCGCGCCCTGAATTTTCCTTACGTTTTGTTATGGCCGCACCGTGAATTTCCTACTGGACGTCGATGGAGGATTTGCATGCTCGCTTTCTTGACAGTCTCACGGGGGAGTTCTAGTCTCGCCGCGCTCGTTTCCGCACGGGCGTTTTGAAATGGAATTGGGGCACTTTTCCCCTCTCCCTCCCTGGGAGTCCTTCCATGGAACAATATCTGGGCGTACTCATCGCCGCGGGCTTCGGGGTGATCCTTTTATCCACCCTCCTGCTGCTGGCGAAGTTCCTTCCTCCCGGTCCACGCAAAGGCGCGCGGACACCGCACGACGAGAGCAAGGAAGACGTTTACGAGTGCGGCGTTCCCCCGTCGGGCGGCGCGCATCGCCGATTCTCGGTCAAGTTCTTTCTGGTCGCCATGCTCTTCGTTGTCTTCGACGTCGAGGCGGTGCTGATCCTTCCGTGGGCGGTGACCTATCCCAAGCTCGGCGTGTTCGGCTTCATCGAGATGCTCGGGTTCCTCGGCGTGCTCGGCGTCGGGCTCGCCTACATCTGGAAAAAGGGAGCGCTGGAATGGTGAAGGGCGAGGACGACAACGTCACGGGCGAGCACGGCTTGGACGGCGTCGTTTACACATCCAAACTTTCGAGTTTGGTCGAAGCGCTCAAGGAGCGCACCGCGCAGGTCGCATCCTGGTCGCGCAAGAGTTCGCTTTGGCCCTACACGTTCGGCACCGCCTGCTGCGGCATCGAACTGATGGCGTACATGGCCAGTTACACCGACGCCTCGCGCTTCGGCGCCGAGGTGGTGCGTTTTTCGCCGCGCCAGTCGGACTGCATGATCGTCGCCGGAACGATCACCGACAAGCAGGCGCCGATCCTGAAAAAAATCTACGACCAGATGCTGGAACCCAAATACGTGATCTCGATGGGCGTGTGCGCCTCGTCGGGAGGATTCTACCGCGCGTATCACGTTGTGCAGGGCATCGACGAGTTCGTGCCCGTGGACGTGTACGTGGCCGGATGCCCGCCGACGCCCGAGGCGCTGCTGCACGGGCTGATCAAGTTGCAGGAGCGCATTGAGCGCGAGGGTTTCGACTTCAACACGCGCGAACGGCTCAACCGCCGTCTCGCCCAAACCGAGGCCGCGCCGAAGAACCTGGGCTGACAGCAACGGGAGACGATTGGGTGAACCGATGACCGAGGAAGCCGGACACGTGACCGAAGAAGCCGGACACATCGAACCGAAAACGATCGGAAAGCTGCGCGAGCGGTTCGCGGATCAGATCGTGGACGTGACGGTCCGCGAAGGCGATGACGCCGTGACCGTTCGTCGCGAGCGCATCGTCGAAATCTGCACCTTTCTGCGCGACGATCCCGACCTGCTCTTCAACTATTTCATCGACGTCTGCGGCGTCGACTACAGCGAGTTCGATCCCGACATGCCGCGTTACGGCGTGATCTATCACCTGTATTCGCTCGGGCACAATCACCGCATTCGCCTTCGCGTTCTGCTCGACGAGGACGACGCCAAAATCGACACCGTGACCGGTGTGTGGAAGGGCGCGAACTGGTTCGAGCGCGAGGCGTTCGACCTGTACGGCATCGAATTCACGGGGCACCCGTTCCTGCGTCGGATTCTGACGCACCACCAGTTCGTCGGCCACGCCCTGCGCAAGGATTACGATCACGGCAAACGGCAGCTTTGCACCGAGGTCTGGGACCTCGAATTCGAATGAGAGCGGCAAGCGCATGACTGCAACGATGACATCCACCGCCGCCCGGACCGCCGATCTGAAGCTCGCCACCCGAGATGAGGGCGAGACGCAGATCCTCAATTTCGGCCCCGCCCAGCCGATCATGCACGGTGCGCTTCGCCTCAAGCTCCGGCTCGACGGCGAATCGATCGTCGCGTCGCGCATGGAGATCGGCTACCTGCACCGCTGCTTCGAGAAGATGGCCGAGCAGCAGACCTGGAACACGGTCATCCCCTTCACCGACCGCCTGAACTACTGCTCCAGCGTCATGAACAACCTCGGCTGGTGCAAGGCGATCGAGGACTGGATGGGGATCGAGGTCCCCGCGCGCGCACAGGCGATTCGCGTGTTTTTCAACGAGATGCACCGGATCATGGACCACTGCGTGTGCCTGGGACCGGGCTTGGTCGACCTCGGCGCGCTCACCAACCTCTGGTATCTCTTCACGGTCCGCGAGATGGCGTACACGATGATCGAGCACGCCTGCGGCTCGCGGCTCACCACGTCGTACCTGCGCATCGGCGGCGTGGCCTTCGACCTGCACAAAACCTTCTGGAAAGAGGCCGAGGAGTTTCTGACCAAGGGTCCGAAATTCATCGACGATGTGCGCCGTCTCATCGAGCGCAACCGCATCTTCATCGAACGCACCCGCGACGTGGGCGCCGTGTCGAAGGAAGACGCCATCGCGTGGGGCTGGACGGGACCGTGCGCCCGGGCGAGCGGCGTGAACTACGACGTCCGTAAGGCGCGGCCCTATCAAGGCTACGACCAACTCGATTTCGACGTGCCGCTGGCCGAAAACGGCGACAGCTATGACCGATACTGGGTGCGTCTGGAAGAGATCACGCAGTCGTTTCGCATCATGCGCCAGGTGCTCGATCATCTGCCGGAAGGGCCGATCATCACGCACGACCGGCGCGTGGCGCTGCCGCCGAAAAAAGAGACCTACGGCAACATCGAATCGCTGATGAACCACTTCAAGCTCGTGTTCGAGGGCATTCAGGTGCCCAAGGGCGAGTGGTACTCGAGTACCGAGGCGGCGAACGGCGAGCTGGGCTTTTTCGTCGTCAGCGACGGAAGCGGTAATCCTTACCGCGTGAAGGTGCGGCCGCCGTGCTTCGCGGTGGCGCAGGCTATCGAGCACATCGCGGTGGGCCACATGGTGCCCGACCTCACGGCCATCATCGGCAGTCTGAACATCATCGCGGGCGAACTCGACCGCTAGGGAAACCGGACCCATGGACTGGACGCTGTCGGAAGCAAGCAAGCAGGCGATCGCCGAGGAGGCGACGAAATACCCCACGCGACGCTCGGCGCTGATGCCCGCGCTGCACATCGCGCAGCGGCAATTCGGTTGGCTGTCCGAGGCGGCGATCGAGGCGGTCGCGAAGGAACTGGGCGTGCCCGTGGCCGACGCCCAGGGCGTCGTCACGTTCTACACGATGTACCGCACCAAGCCGGTGGGCCGCTACCACATACAGGTCTGCCAGAATTTGAGCTGTTCGCTGATGGGCGCCGAGGGGCTCATCGGCTACCTCGAAAAGAAACTCGGTGTGAAGTGCGGCGAGACGTCGCCGGACGGCAAGTTCACGATTTCGCGGGTCGAGTGTCTTGCCGCGTGCGGAACTGCGCCGGTGATGCAGGTGAACGACACGTATTACGAAAAACTCACCCCGCAAAAGGTCGATGACCTCGTCGCCGGGTGGGCGAAAAGCTGACGGTTTACTCGGAAGGCGATTGACGATGGCCGGCCCGCTTGTATTGCTCAGGGATCTGAAGCCCCAGGTCGACGACCCGCGGACGCGGGATCTGGACTGGTACGTCGGCCAGGGCGGCTACAAGACCGCCGAAACGGTGCTGAAGACGAAGACGCCCGACGACGTGATCGCCGAGGTGAAAGCCAGCGGCATCCGTGGGCGCGGCGGCGCGGGATTCCCCACGGGGATGAAGTGGTCGTTCGTGCCCAAGGGCGACGGCCCCAAGTATCTGCTGTGCAACGCCGACGAGGGCGAGCCGGGCACCTTCAAGGACCGGTTGCTCCTCACGCAGCATCCGCATCAGCTCATCGAGGGCATGATCATCGCGGGCTTCGCGTTCGGCGCGCGCCAGGGTTACGTCTACATCCGCGGCGAATTCGTGATCGAGGCCGAGATCGTGCGCCGCGCGATCGCCGAGGCCTACGCGAAAAATTGGCTCGGCAAAAATCTGTGGGGTACCGGGGTCGATTTCGACCTGCACGTGTACCGGGGCGCGGGCGCGTACATCTGCGGCGAGGAGACCTCGCTCATCGAGTCGATCGAGGGCAAGCGCGGGTATCCGCGCCTCAAGCCGCCGTTTCCCGCCGTATACGGCGCGTGGGGCAAACCCACGGTCGTGAACAACGTCGAGACGCTCTCGGCGGTGCCGTGGATTTTGGCGAAGGGCGGCGCCCAGTACGCGAAGATCGGCACGGCCAAGAGCGCGGGCACGCGGCTCTTCTCGGTGTCGGGCCACGTGAACCGTCCCGGCGTGTACGAGATTCCGCTGGGCACCCCGTTTACGACGATTCTGAACGACGTGTGCGGCGGCGTGAGCGGCGGTCGTAAGCTCAAGGCGCTCATCACGGGCGGTTCCTCGGTGCCGATCCTGACCGCGGCCGAGACCGAGGGCCTGATCTTCGATTTCGAATCGCCCGCGTCCAAGGGTACGATGCTCGGCTCGGGCGGCGTGATCGTCATGGCCGAGGGCACGTGCATGGTGCGCGCGCTGATGGTGCTCATGCGCTTTTACGCCCACGAATCGTGCGGGCAGTGCACGCCGTGCCGCGACGGCACGCCGTGGCTCGCGAACCTGACGAAGATGATCGAAACCGGCCAGGCCTCGATGAACGAGATCGAGTTGCTGATGTCGGTCTCGAAGAAGATGGCGGGAAACACGATCTGCCCGCTCGCCGACGCGGCCGTCATGCCCGCGCAGTCCTACGCCACGAAGTTCCGCGACGAATTCATCGCGCACCTCGATGGCAAGGGCTGCCCGTTCCCGGCATGGACCTTCGGCGAGGGACATTAGGACGGAATGACCAATGGCCGACGTGACGCTGACCATTGACGGACAATCGGTGACGGTCCCGCAGGGGACGACGATCCTGCAGGCGGCGAAGATGCGGCTCGGCATGGAACTGCCGCACTATTGCTACCACCCGGGACTGTCGATCGCGGGCAACTGCCGCATCTGTCTCGTCGAAGTCGAAAAAATGCCCAAACTCGTCACCGGCTGCTCCACGCAGTGCGGCGAGGGGATGGTCGTCCACACGCAGAGCGCGCGGGCCAAAGAGGGCCGCGGCGGCGTGCTCGAGATCATGCTGACGAACCACCCGCTCGACTGCCCGATCTGCGATCAGGCCGGCGAGTGCAAGCTGCAGGACTACTACATGACCGTCGGGATGCACGACAACCACGTCGTCTTCCCGAAGGTGCACAAGAAAAAGATCGTCCCCCTGCCGCCCCACATCGTGCTCGATCAGGAGCGCTGCATCCTGTGCAGCCGGTGCGTTCGTTTCTGCCAGGAGATCACGAAGACGAACGAACTGACGATCGCCATGCGCGGCACGCACTCCGAAATCGAGGCGGCGGGCGACGGTACGATCGACAACGGCTACGCGGGCAACCTGCACGAGATTTGCCCGGTCGGCGCGCTGACGTCCACCGATTTCCGATTTCAGGCGCGCGTGTGGTGGCTCAAGTCGCACAAGAGTGTGTGCCCCGGCTGTTCGACGGGCTGCAACACGTGGGTCGACGACCGGCGCGGCGAGGTCAAGCGCCTGCGCGCCCGCGAGAACGCCTCCGTCAATCAATGGTGGCTGTGCGACGAGGGCCGCTACGGCTACAAGTCGATCAACGCGCCGGATCGCCTGAAGACCGCGCGCGTGAAGAAGACCGACGCGACATCCGGGACGGCGATCGGCGAAGTCTGGGCGCGGCTCAAGACGATCGCCGCGAAAAAGGGCGGCTTCGCGGGCATCGCGAGCGCGCAGGCATCGAACGAGGATCTGTTCGTCTTTCGACGTCTCGTCGCGCACATGGGCGGCGTCGCCGACTTTCGCATCGATGATTCCCTCACGAAAACGCAGACCCGCGTCGACGAAATCCTGCGCCGCGCCGACAAGAATCCCAACACGACCGGCGCGAAGCTGCTGGGCTTCGGCGACGGACCCGGCGTCGAGGCGATCCTGAAAAGCGCCGCCGAGGGCAAGATCTCCGCGCTCTACGTGCTGGATGCGGATCGGTTCGACGCGGCGGGTTGGACGGACAAGCTGCGCGCCGTGCGCACAAAAATCGAGTTCGTCGTGATGCATGCGACACGCGAGTGCGGCGCGCTCGATCTCGCCGACGTGGTGCTGCCCGCCGCGACGTACGCGGAAAAAGACGGCACGTTCACAAACTACGAAGGCCGCGTGCAGCGGTTTTGGCGCGCGATCCGACCGATCGGCGATGCGCGGGCCGACGGCGCGTGGCTCGCGACAATCTGCGCGGAGTTCGACGCGGCGGACGCCGCGCTCGCGAAACCGGCGGCGGCGTTCAATGCAGTGGCGTCGGAAACGCCGGCGCTGGGCGATCTGCGGTGGGAGATGATTCCGGCCGAGGGCGCGCTTATCGCGCCGGGTGCGGCGCCGAAGGACAAAGTGGGATGAGGATGCGTTTTTTTACGCCTGACACAGAAGGTCGGCGATGATGGATGGCATCGATTATCTGCTGATGGCGATCAAGGTCGTGGTCGTGGTCATGGCCTTCGTGTCCCTCGTGCCCGTGCTGGTGTGGCTGGAGCGCCGCGCGAGCGCGCTCATGCAGGACCGGCTCGGTCCGAACCGCACGCACGTGTTCGGCTTCAAGGCGTTCGGCATCATCCAGGCCGTGGCCGACGTGGCGAAATTGCTGCTGAAGGAAGATTTCGTTCCGGCCAAGGCCGACCGGCTGCTCTACGCGATCGGCCCCTTCATGGTGCTGGTGCCCGCGGTCGTCGTGCCGATCGCGATTCCCTTCGCCGACTCGATCCGCCTCGGCGCGCGGGAGTTTTCGTTTCAGGCCGCGAATGTGGACGGCGGACTGCTGTTCGTCTTCGCCATCGCGTCGCTCGGCGTATACGGCCTGATCCTGTCGGGCTGGTCGTCCAACAACAAGTTTTCGATGCTCGGCGCGATGCGCTCCTCCGCGCAGATGGTCAGCTACGAAATCTCGATGGGTCTCGCGGTGGTCGGCGTGCTGATGCTCTTCGGCACCTACCAGGGCGTGTCGTCGTTCGAGCTCAATCATCTGATTCGGGCGCAGGGCGAAACGATCAGCATCTTCGGCCTGTTCACGCTGCCCAAATGGGGCGTGTTCGTGCAGCCGCTGGGCTTTTTGCTTTTCCTCGCGGCGTCGTACGCCGAAACCAACCGCCTTCCCTTCGACATGCCCGAGGACGAGTCGGCTCTCGTCGCCGGCTACCACACCGAATACGGCGGTATGAAATTCGCCGTCTTCTTCATGAGCGAATACGTGGCGATGGTGACCGCGAGCTGCCTCGTCGTCGCGCTGTTTTTCGGCGGATGGCAGGTGCCGTGGGCGCCCACCGACGTGCTGCGCGCGAACGCGCCGCTCGTCGCGCGCATTCTGCTGGCCGGGGCCGGTGTCGCGGCAGTCGGCACGGGGCTGCTCTTCTGGCACCTCGTGACGAATGAAATCTACGCCTACGGCATCTCCCCGGCGATCCGCCGCATGACGGATCCAATCAAAAAAATCGGTTCCATCGGCATCGGCCTCGCGGGCCTCGCGATGCTGGCGGCCGCCGCGTTCGCCGTTCCGACCTCGATGAGCGCGCAGGCCGGCCAGATCGTCGCGGCGATCGCGCAGCTCGGCGCGTTCGTCATGAAGCTGGGATTCTTCTTGTTTTTGTACATCTGGGTGCGTTGGACGCTTCCGCGTTTCCGCTATGACCAGGTGATGCGTTTGGGTTGGAAGGTGATGTTGCCGCTGGCTCTCGTGAACATCCTGGTGACCGGCTTTGTCGGTCTGGCCTTCTGACGAGGACATTTATGGATCATCAAACCGCGCACAAACTGGAACCGGAAGGCGACGCGCCGCGCCGGCCGGTCCGCGAACTGACCGCGGGCGAAGCCGTCTATCTGGTCGAGGCGTTCAAGGGCCTCGGCGTCACATTCCGCCATTTCATCAAGAACCTGTTCAACCGCCGGGAACTTCCGACGGTCAGTTACCCCGAGGAAAAACGCGACTACGGCGAGCGGTTTCGCGGGCGGCACGTGCTCAATCTACGCGAAGACGGCACGACGAAATGCGTCGCGTGCATGATGTGCGCGACGATCTGCCCGGCCCGTTGCATCGAGATCGTGGCCGAGGAATCGCCGACCCCGGCGATCGAAAAACGCCCGAAGTCCTTCGTCATCGACGGACTGCGGTGCGTGATGTGCGGTTTTTGCGTGGATGCGTGTCCGTGCGACGCCATCTACATGACCGGCGAGTACGACTTCGCGGAATACGCCCGCGAGGATTTCCTGTGGGATCTGACGCACCTGACGCGCCGTCCGAGCCTTGCGGACGCGCCGCGGGGCTATCGCCCGCGCATCGAGTAATCGGGCGGCTCGGGTCGTGACGGGCGTCGGTGATCGGCGACCCGATGTGTGCGCGGCGGACAGTTCATCGCCGCGACGGTGAGGGAGGGACATGACGGGACTGGGCATCAACCTGGCCTTTTGGATCGTTGCGCTCGTCGGCGTGGTGTGTTCGGTCGGCGTCATCACCGCCAGGCATCCGCTCAAGTCGGCGATCCTGCTGGTCATCGTGTTCTTCGACACGGCGGCGGCGTTCCTGTTGCTCGACGCGCGGCTGCTCGCGGTGCTTCAGGTGCTCGTTTACGCGGGCGCCATCATGGTCTTTATCCTCTTCGTCGTCATGCTGATCGATCTGCAGCCGCACGATCTGGGTGCGCCGGCGATCACGCCGAACAAGGTCGTGGGGATTCTCGTGGCCGTTGTTCTCGCCGTGGCGGGAGGGCTCGTGGGTTACAACGCCTTCGAGCCGAAGCCGCTGCCCGAAGGGTTCGGCAGCGTCGAGCAGATTTCCGAGTCGCTTTACACGCAATACGCGTTTGCCTTCGAGGCGCTTTCGCTGCTCCTGCTCATCGCCATCGTGGGCGCGGTGATCTACGCGAACAAGCGCACGGGGCTCGTGGACGCGAAGCGGGAAGGGGGCTCGCGATGATCGGGCTCTACCACTTCCTGTCGCTCGCGGGCGTGATGTTTCTCATCGGCGCGGTCGGCGTGCTGATCCGCAAAAACGCGCTCATCATCCTCATGTCGCTCGAAATGATGCTCAACGCGGCGAACATCGCGCTCATCGCGTTCGCCCGGTTCACCGGCAACATCGACATGCAGGTCGCGGTGTTCGTCATCATGACCATCGCCGCGGCCGAGGTCGCGGTGGGTCTCGCGATCATCCTCAAGGTCTTCGGCGCGCGGCGAACCATCAACGTCGACGCTCTCACGAGCCTGAAGAGATAACGGAGCGGTTTTCCGATGCACTCGCTCGGCTATTTGTGGCTCATCCCGGTCCTGCCGCTCTTCGGCGCGATCTTCAACGGCCTGTTCGCCTATCGCGCGCCGCGCCGTCTGATTGCGTTCGTGGGTTGCGGAACCGTATTCGTGTCCTTCCTCCTCGCCGTCGCCGCGACCATCTCCCTCGCGCGGCTGCCGCACGAAGAACGCGTCATTTCCGATCTCTTCTACACGTGGTTCGTCTCCGGCCCACTTTCGATCGAGTTCCGCTTTCACCTCGATCCGCTGTCCGCGGTCATGGCGCTCGTCGTCACCGGCGTCGGCTTCCTGATCCACCTGTATTCGACCGAATACATGCGCGACGACGAGGGCTTCGGCAAATACTTCGCCTACATCAACCTCTTCCTCTTTTCGATGTGCGTGCTGATCCTGTCCGACAACCTCGTCGGTCTGTTCCTGGGCTGGGAGGGCGTGGGGCTGTGCAGCTACCTGCTGATCGGCTTCTGGTATCAGGACCCGGAAAAAGCCGACGCGGGCAAGAAGGCGTTCATCGTCAACCGTATCGGCGACGCCGGCTTCATCTTCGGCATGTCGCTACTGTTCGCGGCATTCGGCACGACGAGCATTCCCGCGCTCGCGCACGCGCCCTTCGCGGCGTCGCCCGCGCTGGTGACCATCGCGTGCCTCGCGCTGTTCGTCGGCGCCACCGGCAAGAGCGCGCAAATTCCACTGTACGTGTGGTTGCCCGACGCGATGGCGGGCCCGACCCCCGTGTCCGCCCTCATCCACGCCGCGACCATGGTCACCGCGGGCGTGTACATGATCGCGCGCCTGTCGTTCCTCTACCACGTCGCGCCCACGGCGATGGGCGTGGTGGCTGCGATCGGCGCACTAACGGCCCTGTGGGCGGCGCTCATCGCCTTCACGCAAAACGACATCAAGAAGGTGCTGGCGTACTCGACCGTCAGCCAACTCGGCTACATGTTCGTGGCCGTCGGCGTCGGCGCGTACACCGCGGGCATCTTTCACCTGATGACGCACGCGTTTTTCAAAGCCTGCCTCTTC
Coding sequences within:
- a CDS encoding NADH-quinone oxidoreductase subunit I, translating into MDHQTAHKLEPEGDAPRRPVRELTAGEAVYLVEAFKGLGVTFRHFIKNLFNRRELPTVSYPEEKRDYGERFRGRHVLNLREDGTTKCVACMMCATICPARCIEIVAEESPTPAIEKRPKSFVIDGLRCVMCGFCVDACPCDAIYMTGEYDFAEYAREDFLWDLTHLTRRPSLADAPRGYRPRIE
- a CDS encoding NADH-quinone oxidoreductase subunit J, translated to MTGLGINLAFWIVALVGVVCSVGVITARHPLKSAILLVIVFFDTAAAFLLLDARLLAVLQVLVYAGAIMVFILFVVMLIDLQPHDLGAPAITPNKVVGILVAVVLAVAGGLVGYNAFEPKPLPEGFGSVEQISESLYTQYAFAFEALSLLLLIAIVGAVIYANKRTGLVDAKREGGSR
- the nuoK gene encoding NADH-quinone oxidoreductase subunit NuoK — encoded protein: MIGLYHFLSLAGVMFLIGAVGVLIRKNALIILMSLEMMLNAANIALIAFARFTGNIDMQVAVFVIMTIAAAEVAVGLAIILKVFGARRTINVDALTSLKR
- the nuoL gene encoding NADH-quinone oxidoreductase subunit L, translated to MHSLGYLWLIPVLPLFGAIFNGLFAYRAPRRLIAFVGCGTVFVSFLLAVAATISLARLPHEERVISDLFYTWFVSGPLSIEFRFHLDPLSAVMALVVTGVGFLIHLYSTEYMRDDEGFGKYFAYINLFLFSMCVLILSDNLVGLFLGWEGVGLCSYLLIGFWYQDPEKADAGKKAFIVNRIGDAGFIFGMSLLFAAFGTTSIPALAHAPFAASPALVTIACLALFVGATGKSAQIPLYVWLPDAMAGPTPVSALIHAATMVTAGVYMIARLSFLYHVAPTAMGVVAAIGALTALWAALIAFTQNDIKKVLAYSTVSQLGYMFVAVGVGAYTAGIFHLMTHAFFKACLFLGSGAVIHYLHGEQDIRKMGALKNMPGMKPVFYSWIAATLAISGLPFVTSGFFSKDEILWSALAGERGSVIIYAMGAVTAIFTAIYMWRLTVLTFFGESRVDHHVAAHPHKPGWAIKFVLSTLGVLSIVGGWIGIPKFLGGAVGIPNVLEHWLEPVFHAAPFAFAESWGGEHGLHALEMKAFVVGLLIPLVGIGIGVFLWTKKRDALARLAGGGATGAVYRASLGKFYVDEIYAATVVKPIKNGSESLLWKVVDVKITDGFVNALARVGKAIGEGVRAIQTGDIHVYAFSIFAGLAVLVLWLLV